The nucleotide sequence AGGAGCTAATAAAGTATTAACTTCTGATGCTAATGGTGTAGCTAGTTGGCAACCCAATCTTAATGAAAAGGCATACGGAACCATATATAAGACCAGTACAATCGAACTTACAACTACAGGTTTAAAAACTGTTACCTTTGGTTCTAATACGAGTACTTCAAAAAATGTAAGCTTGCAAAACACGTATATAGAAGTCACTTCAGCAGGTGTTTATGCCATTTCTTACACCGCTGCGATCTCTTCCAGTAATGGAACGTCACGAAACCAACGATTTTATCTTTCGACTTCTACAGCAGCAGCCGATAAAATAGCCGGGAGCACTGTGAGTTTAAGTACCTCAGATGGCGGTGAACGCAATACTTCTTCAAAATCCATTATTAAAAATTTAGCCGCAGGCACTAGAATTCACTTATTGGTAGAATCGACAGATGGGGTTTCTTTGCTTGCTGATGAAAATTCACTTACGGTAAATAGGATAGAATAACATTTAAAAAAAAATTTTAGAGTAAAAGTGCCTCAGAAATCTGTTTCTTTTAGAATAACATATTTAAGGCAAACTGTTTTGTTAACAAGTACGCTTTCTTGTTTAAATTTTATTACTAAGAGCTGCAACGTCTTCCCCAATTCTCAAGTTTATGGAGAAGGTTACAGAAACACAACTACTGCTGTAAATAGTGCTGGAATCTATACTGTTGATTTTGACACCTCTGATCTTTCAAGTAACGTTATTTTAAATAACACAAATAATTATTTAGAAATAATTTTGCCAAGAGTCTATGAAGTATGATATGCGCTAAGCTTTCAAAAATTGAATACCGTTGACAAAGCAATTGATGCGTATGTAAGAATATGAAATACACCAATAGATAAAAGCTATATGTTTTCTGGTAATACTGACAATGTGCGTTTTGCGATGTCAAAAACGTTTCTTGTTACGTTAGCAGCTAATAATCGATTATTTCTCTCCTTTGTAAGTGGTGGAAATGATCTAACTCTTCGAAGAGGAACTTACCTGATGGTTAAAAAATTAATTGACGTTTAATTTCTCTTATCTATTATATAATATTAAGTATATCAGGTTCTCTGAATATGCGTTTAAATCAATGAATGAATAGGCAATAATGTTTCGAAATATTACAGCGTCTTATTTTCCTTTTTTTCTCTCAAAAAATACCACTGCAACCCAATAATGGTAATGCTATTATTAAATGCTCCTTCCAGGAGCATTTTTTTTGCCTCAGATTTTTTGATGCGTACGGTTTGAATGTCTTCTTTTTCGCTAGACTCGCCGCCACCAGACTCTGTTTGCTGGCTTTGGTTGACTTCCGTATAAAATAGATGGATTTGTTCAGAGCAGCCACCAGGTGATGGGAAGTAGGTATGTATCTTTTCTAAATGCTCGACTTCGTATCCTATTTCTTCTCGAGTTTCTCTTTTCGCGGAAGCGATATCAGTCTCACCTTTATCAATAGAACCGGCTACTAGCTCTAGCATCCAAGGCGCGTCGCGTCTAGCCGATGGATATCTAAATTGCCTGGTAAACAAAAAACTGTCCGTGTCTTTTTCATAGATCAATATGGCAACACTATCACCACGTTCCAGACATTCTCGAGTGGCTTGTATTTGATGGTCCTGATTAAAAGTGTCGTGGGTCACTTGAGCTTCCAGCACTTTTAAAAAACCTTTGTACACTATTTTT is from Nonlabens sp. YIK11 and encodes:
- a CDS encoding NUDIX domain-containing protein encodes the protein MDYRIEDEKIVYKGFLKVLEAQVTHDTFNQDHQIQATRECLERGDSVAILIYEKDTDSFLFTRQFRYPSARRDAPWMLELVAGSIDKGETDIASAKRETREEIGYEVEHLEKIHTYFPSPGGCSEQIHLFYTEVNQSQQTESGGGESSEKEDIQTVRIKKSEAKKMLLEGAFNNSITIIGLQWYFLREKKENKTL